From the Borrelia puertoricensis genome, one window contains:
- the ileS gene encoding isoleucine--tRNA ligase codes for MFKQVESKVNFPKIEEKILKFWNDNKIFEKSIQQREGCEEFTFYDGPPFATGLPHFGHFVPNTIKDIIPRYKTMKGKLVKRYFGWDTHGLPVEYEVEKSLKISGRYEIEKYGIDKFNEECRKIVLRYTKEWQKTISRLGRWIDFENNYKTMDTTFMESVWWVFQTLYNKGLIYESYYVLPYSPKLATPLSNFEVNLGEYKEIHDPSLTIKFKIKDKNEYLLAWTTTPWTLPTNLGIAVGKDIDYSKIFDKEKNETFIIGTKRLNHYYKDEKAYTVIEQFKGEYIKGIEYEPIFNYFLNQRDKGAFKIHTAEYVTTDDGTGIVHIAPFGEEDYNILKNNTKTDMITPIDAECKFTNEIKDFEGLFVKNADNKIIEKLKSMNLLFKRENFLHRYPFCYRTNSPLIYRPISSWFVNIEAIKEKLIKSNEQINWMPSHLKKGRFGKWLENARDWAISRNRFWGNPIPVWICSKTGNKICIGSKEELERFSGQKVNDLHKDKVDKITWPSEYGGVYVRTSEVLDCWFESGSMPYASKHYPFKDKDTFHNIFPADFIAEGLDQTRGWFYTLTILGTALFENTAFKNVIVNGLVLSSDGKKMSKSLRNYTDPMEVINTFGADALRLYLVMSPVIRADDLKYSDDGVKDVLKNIIIPIWNAYSFFITYAIIDKFEPNNNINLHKTNILDKWIISEIESLKKILNEEIDKYNLTKSIEELLAFIDKLNNWYIRRSRRRFWKSENDNDKIDAYETLYYVIKNLMLMLAPFIPFLTEEIYQNLKTKDEKESIHLNKYPQAIEKLININLEEKMNFIRKVVSIARALRASHNIKIRKPISTIYVVTKDQKEQQILNEMKEIILEEINAKEIQIKSNEEELVIYKAKANFRELGSKLGVNMKAGSLKIMKLTNEDILKIINGNKHIMKINENTYDITIKDIILERHERENLKIINENSVTIGLDALITEELYLEGLSRELVRKVQNLRKENNFNVSDRIILYIDNSDILKKITNQFESYIKTETLTLKIEINKEKALTKVELDDEIFIKIGIKIWSN; via the coding sequence ATGTTCAAGCAAGTAGAAAGCAAAGTAAATTTCCCTAAGATAGAAGAGAAAATATTAAAATTTTGGAATGATAATAAAATTTTCGAAAAATCAATACAACAAAGAGAAGGTTGTGAAGAATTTACATTTTATGATGGACCGCCATTTGCAACAGGACTTCCACATTTTGGACACTTCGTTCCAAATACAATTAAAGATATCATTCCAAGATATAAAACAATGAAAGGCAAACTGGTTAAGAGATATTTTGGATGGGATACTCATGGTTTACCCGTAGAATATGAAGTAGAAAAATCCTTAAAAATCTCTGGAAGATACGAAATAGAAAAATATGGAATTGATAAATTTAACGAAGAATGTAGGAAGATAGTTCTTAGATACACAAAAGAATGGCAAAAAACAATTTCAAGATTAGGCAGATGGATCGATTTTGAAAACAATTACAAAACAATGGATACAACATTCATGGAATCTGTATGGTGGGTATTCCAAACACTCTATAATAAAGGTTTAATTTATGAAAGCTACTATGTACTACCATATTCTCCAAAACTTGCAACTCCTCTCTCAAATTTTGAGGTTAATCTAGGTGAATATAAAGAAATTCATGACCCATCACTAACTATAAAATTTAAAATCAAAGATAAAAATGAATACTTACTCGCATGGACAACAACTCCTTGGACACTACCTACAAATCTTGGAATTGCTGTCGGCAAAGATATAGATTACTCTAAAATATTTGATAAGGAAAAAAATGAAACATTCATAATCGGCACAAAAAGGTTAAATCACTATTATAAAGATGAAAAAGCATATACAGTAATAGAACAATTTAAAGGTGAGTATATTAAAGGAATAGAATATGAACCCATATTTAACTATTTCCTAAACCAACGGGATAAAGGGGCTTTCAAGATTCATACAGCAGAATATGTCACAACTGATGATGGCACAGGAATAGTACATATCGCACCCTTTGGAGAAGAAGATTATAACATACTTAAAAATAATACAAAAACCGACATGATAACACCTATAGATGCCGAATGCAAATTTACAAACGAAATAAAAGATTTTGAAGGACTATTTGTTAAAAATGCAGATAATAAAATAATAGAAAAATTAAAATCAATGAATCTTTTATTCAAACGAGAAAACTTTTTACACAGATATCCATTTTGCTACAGAACAAATTCACCTTTAATTTACAGACCCATAAGCTCATGGTTTGTAAATATTGAAGCAATAAAAGAAAAACTAATAAAATCAAATGAGCAAATAAACTGGATGCCTTCACACTTAAAAAAAGGACGATTTGGCAAATGGCTAGAAAATGCACGAGATTGGGCAATAAGCAGAAACAGATTTTGGGGAAACCCAATACCAGTTTGGATATGTTCCAAGACAGGAAATAAAATATGTATAGGATCCAAAGAAGAACTTGAAAGATTTTCAGGACAAAAAGTGAATGACTTACATAAAGATAAAGTTGATAAAATTACTTGGCCCAGTGAATATGGTGGTGTATATGTTCGAACAAGTGAAGTTTTAGACTGCTGGTTTGAATCTGGTTCTATGCCCTACGCAAGTAAACATTATCCATTTAAAGATAAAGATACCTTCCATAATATTTTCCCTGCTGATTTCATTGCAGAAGGTCTAGACCAAACAAGAGGATGGTTTTATACATTAACAATCTTAGGAACTGCACTCTTTGAAAACACAGCGTTTAAAAATGTAATAGTTAATGGACTAGTATTATCTAGTGATGGAAAAAAAATGTCAAAATCACTTAGAAATTACACAGATCCAATGGAAGTAATAAACACATTTGGAGCTGATGCTTTAAGACTTTACCTAGTAATGAGTCCCGTGATAAGAGCTGATGATTTAAAGTACAGCGATGACGGAGTTAAGGATGTTTTAAAAAATATCATAATACCTATCTGGAATGCTTACTCATTTTTCATAACTTATGCAATAATTGACAAATTTGAACCTAATAATAACATAAATCTACACAAAACTAATATCCTTGATAAATGGATAATTAGCGAAATCGAAAGTCTAAAAAAAATATTAAATGAAGAAATAGATAAATATAATTTAACAAAATCAATAGAAGAACTTCTCGCATTTATCGACAAACTAAATAATTGGTATATCAGAAGATCAAGAAGAAGGTTCTGGAAATCCGAGAATGATAATGATAAAATCGATGCCTATGAAACGCTTTATTATGTAATAAAAAATTTAATGTTAATGCTTGCACCATTTATCCCGTTCCTAACAGAAGAAATTTATCAAAATCTAAAGACCAAAGATGAAAAAGAATCAATCCATCTAAACAAATACCCACAAGCAATTGAAAAACTTATTAATATAAATCTTGAAGAAAAAATGAACTTTATAAGAAAAGTTGTTTCAATCGCAAGAGCACTAAGAGCATCACATAACATCAAAATACGAAAACCTATAAGCACAATATATGTTGTGACCAAGGATCAAAAAGAACAACAAATACTAAATGAAATGAAAGAAATAATACTTGAAGAAATTAACGCAAAAGAAATACAAATCAAATCCAATGAAGAAGAACTTGTAATTTACAAAGCAAAAGCAAATTTTAGAGAACTTGGAAGTAAACTTGGAGTAAATATGAAAGCAGGATCATTAAAAATAATGAAATTAACAAACGAAGATATATTAAAAATAATAAATGGTAACAAACATATAATGAAAATCAACGAAAATACATATGATATTACGATAAAAGATATAATCTTAGAAAGACATGAAAGAGAAAATTTAAAAATAATAAATGAAAATTCTGTCACAATAGGATTAGATGCACTAATAACAGAAGAATTATATTTAGAAGGACTCTCAAGAGAACTTGTAAGAAAAGTACAAAATTTAAGAAAAGAAAATAATTTCAATGTTAGTGACAGAATAATACTATACATAGATAACAGTGATATATTGAAGAAAATAACAAATCAATTTGAAAGCTATATTAAAACGGAAACCTTAACACTCAAAATAGAAATTAATAAAGAAAAGGCATTAACAAAAGTAGAACTTGACGATGAAATATTCATAAAGATAGGTATCAAAATATGGTCAAACTAA
- a CDS encoding AAA family ATPase, which translates to MRINKLVFKNIASYKGEYEINFDVSVLKKSGIFLISGNTGAGKSTILDCITLALYARVYRLDKNISDSISKGFDSAYVKLTFTVSGKIYESFIELNTRQKETPKNMVLTCFSDGNLIDNKDDVLSYIKSLCRLDFEQFCQTVILPQGNFQEFLTSKPKNKIAIIDNIFNLKKYDDIEIFLKKELELTKFNKERLVFLDTEERNRLSINKKKINELTESLNLIDVGVVRENLDNIYKLIVICEKIIKFNQNYLDIQHRIDNLGLELSSKVVFGKKLNHEYFLQKKIKLELDEKLKFYNSNDFLDLKIFVQRQSELLNDKDRFSLELLSIQRNLEEFKYLNLDNFNFDYVKELYYENVILCEMNFDEEAYDRLLVKERQLEAQRKKLSVEQKRKNVEIKSINSEKISFDFDKYVYYKALKLLKGFYEELILRYKNGLDLLLQSNDSGLSQPIEINIKIDLYRNFLEHLNSNRQSVEKDIDELKHHEDAYKVYQGKEKLKINSLNELLKLNSKLQILQSELDILKIAILHNRENKIKWEGCVLNFKKNNAEILKRIGQNLFRKYIDYSNKDKILIFESKLKEVTALKLMFNDLNSKISLKEVEIKENLGKIKNLLSSVNLKISLIEPALIEREFEKVLRFKRDIENDHVKLSLCLDNISNEKLKLESQIEIMKQTILGFKMELKDELAEFTSSFVDFKRSIEGVFCTKDPIFSLDSLNPSKNSLEHFMRLKSNFISQIEILSKDISKYEANFSSLQVLKAELNAHEINLENIKSELSSVNERNDKLEILKKVVTISPSLKYYVQSFLIDEILSISNKKYLNIILPDFELEINTNSKDFNFLVKSKKDGNMTRSVKTLSGGEKFLVSLSLSLALSDMIRDSDLKIEAFFLDEGFGSLDEDTLKMVIPKISDLQRVDGRQIGIISHVSYLKEEIKTQIVISKISTGSKITIESL; encoded by the coding sequence ATGAGGATAAATAAGTTAGTATTTAAAAATATTGCTTCTTATAAAGGTGAATATGAGATCAATTTCGATGTTTCTGTTTTAAAAAAGTCGGGAATTTTTTTAATTTCTGGAAATACTGGAGCTGGAAAAAGTACAATTTTGGATTGTATTACCCTTGCTCTTTATGCACGAGTTTATAGACTTGATAAAAATATTTCAGATTCAATTTCGAAAGGTTTTGATAGTGCTTATGTTAAACTTACTTTCACTGTTTCTGGAAAAATTTATGAGTCATTTATTGAACTTAATACAAGACAAAAGGAAACACCAAAAAATATGGTACTTACTTGTTTTAGTGATGGGAATTTGATTGATAATAAAGATGATGTTTTATCTTATATAAAGAGTCTTTGTAGGTTAGATTTTGAACAGTTTTGTCAAACTGTTATTTTGCCTCAAGGTAATTTTCAGGAGTTTTTAACTTCAAAGCCAAAAAATAAAATAGCAATAATTGACAATATTTTTAATTTAAAAAAGTATGATGATATAGAAATTTTTTTAAAGAAAGAATTAGAACTTACAAAATTCAATAAAGAAAGATTAGTATTTTTAGATACGGAAGAGAGAAATAGACTGAGCATTAATAAAAAAAAAATAAATGAATTGACTGAATCTTTGAATTTAATTGATGTAGGAGTTGTAAGAGAAAATCTTGACAATATTTATAAGTTGATAGTTATTTGTGAAAAAATAATAAAGTTCAATCAAAATTATTTAGATATTCAACATAGGATAGATAATTTAGGATTGGAATTATCTTCGAAAGTTGTGTTCGGAAAGAAGTTAAATCATGAGTATTTTTTGCAGAAAAAGATTAAATTAGAATTAGATGAAAAGCTTAAGTTTTATAATTCTAATGATTTTTTGGATTTAAAAATTTTTGTTCAAAGGCAAAGCGAACTATTAAATGATAAAGATCGGTTTTCGTTAGAGCTTTTAAGTATTCAAAGGAACTTAGAGGAATTTAAATATTTGAATTTAGACAATTTTAATTTTGATTATGTAAAGGAATTATATTATGAGAATGTTATTTTATGTGAGATGAATTTTGATGAAGAGGCTTATGATAGATTGCTTGTAAAAGAGAGGCAATTGGAAGCTCAAAGAAAAAAATTATCAGTAGAACAAAAGAGAAAAAACGTCGAAATTAAAAGTATTAATTCAGAAAAAATATCATTTGATTTTGATAAGTATGTTTATTATAAGGCATTAAAGTTATTGAAGGGTTTTTATGAAGAATTAATATTGAGGTATAAAAATGGATTAGACTTATTGTTACAGTCAAATGATAGTGGTTTATCACAACCTATTGAGATAAATATTAAAATTGATTTATATAGAAATTTTTTAGAACATCTTAATAGCAATAGACAGTCTGTTGAGAAAGATATAGATGAGCTTAAACATCATGAAGATGCATATAAAGTATATCAAGGAAAAGAAAAATTAAAAATCAATAGTTTAAATGAGCTCTTAAAATTGAATTCAAAGCTTCAAATTTTGCAATCTGAGTTAGATATTCTTAAAATTGCTATCTTGCATAATAGAGAAAATAAAATTAAATGGGAGGGTTGTGTCTTAAATTTTAAGAAAAATAATGCAGAAATTTTAAAAAGAATTGGTCAAAATTTATTTCGAAAGTATATAGATTATTCTAATAAGGATAAGATTTTGATTTTTGAAAGTAAACTTAAGGAAGTTACAGCTTTAAAATTAATGTTCAATGATTTAAATTCTAAAATTTCTTTAAAGGAAGTAGAAATTAAAGAAAATTTAGGTAAGATAAAAAATTTATTATCTAGTGTTAATTTAAAGATAAGTCTAATTGAGCCTGCTTTAATTGAGAGAGAGTTTGAAAAAGTTTTAAGGTTTAAAAGAGACATAGAAAATGATCATGTTAAATTGAGTTTGTGTCTTGATAATATAAGTAATGAAAAACTTAAACTTGAGAGTCAAATTGAGATTATGAAACAAACCATATTAGGTTTTAAAATGGAGCTTAAAGATGAACTTGCTGAGTTTACTTCTAGTTTTGTTGATTTTAAAAGATCAATTGAAGGTGTTTTTTGTACTAAGGATCCTATTTTTTCACTTGATTCTTTAAACCCTAGTAAGAATAGTTTAGAGCATTTTATGAGGTTGAAATCCAATTTTATATCTCAGATCGAGATTCTCTCTAAGGATATTAGTAAGTATGAGGCAAATTTTTCAAGCTTGCAGGTTCTTAAAGCAGAACTTAATGCACATGAGATTAATTTAGAGAATATTAAGAGTGAATTAAGTAGTGTAAATGAGCGTAATGATAAATTGGAAATTTTAAAAAAAGTTGTTACTATTTCTCCTAGTTTAAAGTATTATGTTCAGAGTTTTTTGATTGATGAGATTTTAAGTATATCAAATAAAAAGTATTTAAATATTATTCTGCCTGATTTTGAGCTTGAAATTAATACAAATAGTAAAGATTTTAATTTCTTAGTTAAAAGCAAAAAAGATGGAAATATGACTCGTAGTGTTAAAACACTATCTGGTGGTGAGAAATTTCTTGTATCTTTATCACTTTCTCTAGCTCTCTCAGACATGATAAGAGATAGTGATCTTAAAATAGAAGCATTTTTTCTTGATGAGGGATTTGGGAGTCTTGATGAGGATACTTTAAAAATGGTTATTCCAAAGATTTCTGATTTGCAGCGTGTTGATGGGCGTCAAATTGGTATAATATCTCATGTTTCTTATTTGAAGGAAGAGATTAAGACCCAGATAGTTATAAGTAAAATTTCAACAGGTTCTAAAATTACTATAGAGAGTTTATAA
- a CDS encoding AAA family ATPase — protein sequence MSILVYPKKSEIKKIDTKTLKNIKQDTLCEIEKLEKVLIGTNEIIIPKINREIFILIEQTKKEFKSKTSIGIKEIFYQILKTKKLLKKYKLNKLSFNFNEENMIASIDKIRLIETYKEFEDEIRLTNDYFEIAKYVKNLTKLAKEKKLNPLIGREKEIQSLINILERRNKNSTILIGEPGVGKTAIVEGLAIKIANKEIKNQLQNKVILQIDTSDLVSGTKYRGEFEERLNNIIKSIKNNKDIIIFIDEIHTLIGAGNSEGSIDAANILKPVLSRSAIQIIGATTYDEYRKHISKDKAFTRRFQTISIKEPDEKETLNIINNIIKNFEDYHGVTYEKEAIENVIKISSQYLINKRFPDKAIDLIDIAGAQKKQKKTNKKIINVEDIKSATDELLNIKIKSNLKEEIDTLKTKAIHIKEKIIGQECAINEIIIEMVKTKLEINNNTQPLTSILLIGSSGSGKTMIAKTISSIIIEDQNSTLKLDMSDYREETSISKLIGTNPGYTGYVDGGILTNRLKHNPRAFIILENIEHAHNSVLTLIEQILEHGELISSKEDKISFKNAIIVLSTSIGTKTLLGKGRIGFNKTDNNINIKNEINNELKTRFKSSLLDKIQKKIILNILKEEDLSLIYNNYCKELTKKFRLKNIQIEIDDNLKNHIINKYYDKNSGARSILNAIKEHIEEKIINQIFKNPNTNLIKIYLDQNNIKIKQKEILCSSK from the coding sequence ATGTCTATATTAGTTTATCCAAAAAAATCTGAGATAAAAAAAATAGATACCAAAACTTTAAAAAATATCAAACAAGATACATTATGTGAAATAGAAAAGTTAGAAAAAGTTTTAATTGGTACTAATGAAATTATAATTCCAAAGATAAACAGAGAAATTTTCATTCTCATTGAACAAACAAAAAAAGAATTTAAGTCTAAAACTTCAATAGGCATAAAAGAGATTTTTTATCAAATCTTAAAAACGAAAAAACTTCTCAAGAAATACAAACTTAATAAATTAAGCTTCAACTTTAATGAAGAAAATATGATAGCAAGTATAGACAAAATAAGGTTAATTGAAACATATAAAGAATTCGAAGATGAAATAAGACTTACAAATGACTATTTTGAAATTGCTAAATACGTTAAAAACTTGACAAAACTTGCAAAAGAAAAAAAACTCAATCCTTTAATCGGTCGTGAAAAAGAAATTCAATCACTAATAAACATACTTGAGAGACGAAATAAAAATAGCACAATTTTAATAGGAGAACCTGGTGTTGGCAAAACAGCAATTGTTGAAGGCCTTGCCATCAAAATTGCAAATAAAGAAATAAAAAATCAACTACAAAACAAAGTAATACTACAAATTGACACTTCCGACTTAGTTTCAGGAACAAAATATAGAGGCGAATTCGAAGAAAGATTAAATAACATAATTAAATCCATTAAAAACAATAAAGACATAATAATATTTATTGATGAAATACACACTCTAATAGGAGCTGGAAACTCTGAAGGCTCTATTGACGCAGCAAATATCTTAAAACCCGTTTTATCTCGCTCTGCAATACAAATCATAGGTGCAACAACTTATGACGAATACAGAAAACATATTTCTAAAGATAAAGCATTTACTAGAAGATTTCAAACAATATCTATCAAAGAACCTGATGAAAAAGAAACTCTCAATATAATCAATAACATAATAAAAAACTTTGAAGATTATCACGGTGTCACTTATGAAAAAGAAGCCATAGAAAATGTTATCAAAATATCATCACAATATCTAATTAACAAAAGATTTCCCGATAAAGCAATTGATCTAATTGATATTGCCGGGGCTCAAAAAAAGCAAAAAAAAACAAATAAAAAAATAATCAATGTAGAAGATATTAAAAGCGCAACAGATGAACTATTAAATATTAAGATAAAATCTAACCTCAAAGAAGAAATCGATACGCTTAAAACAAAAGCAATACACATAAAAGAAAAAATAATTGGACAAGAATGTGCCATAAATGAAATAATTATAGAAATGGTCAAAACAAAACTAGAAATCAATAATAATACACAACCTTTAACATCAATATTGCTCATAGGTTCAAGCGGAAGCGGAAAAACAATGATAGCAAAAACAATATCAAGCATCATTATTGAAGATCAAAACTCAACACTAAAGCTAGACATGTCAGACTATAGAGAAGAAACTTCCATATCAAAATTAATAGGAACGAATCCAGGATATACAGGCTATGTTGACGGTGGCATTTTAACAAACAGATTAAAACATAATCCTAGAGCCTTCATTATACTTGAAAATATCGAACATGCTCATAATTCTGTGCTTACTCTCATAGAACAAATACTTGAGCACGGAGAGCTAATTAGTAGTAAAGAAGACAAAATATCCTTTAAAAATGCCATTATTGTTTTAAGTACATCTATTGGCACCAAAACACTACTTGGAAAGGGACGTATTGGATTTAATAAAACAGACAATAATATAAATATCAAAAACGAAATCAACAATGAGCTTAAAACAAGATTCAAATCATCACTACTAGACAAAATACAAAAAAAAATAATTCTTAATATTTTAAAAGAAGAAGACCTCAGCCTAATTTATAACAATTATTGCAAAGAACTCACTAAAAAATTTAGACTAAAAAATATTCAAATAGAGATTGATGACAATCTTAAAAATCATATAATCAACAAATATTACGATAAAAATTCTGGAGCAAGAAGCATTTTAAATGCAATAAAAGAACATATAGAAGAAAAAATTATCAATCAAATATTCAAAAATCCCAATACTAATCTAATAAAAATATATTTAGACCAAAATAATATAAAAATTAAACAAAAGGAAATCTTATGTTCAAGCAAGTAG
- the sbcD gene encoding exonuclease subunit SbcD produces the protein MSTYRVLHTSDWHIGKKIGYFSRIGEQQKFLSFLLGFIKNEKIDLLLIAGDIYDSKRPGLEEQKLINDFFYELSFTSCKWCVVITGNHDKRDYFNINKKILSRFNFFLVTGNELSSQVVFLEDRGDIKFIIVCMPYINERLIVDQDCKNIELHNDIFLKNLEKAYKEQISNIIGSLNGQHLHIPRILIAHSFFSNSSVVGSIGNNTILPVSVFGNNFSYVALGHIHNFKKLKDNVVYSGSPIQYSFDEDIKKYVNVLFFSESKLVEQSKVLLPVFGKLYLLQGSFDEVMKDLHKIKNEISCLCYLKIELHEKVDAEFEEQIYDFAKTSLINIFDIYYHCVDSEEESLKEGRMLLSRDEVLSRDEKYFFQEKLKKDIKNGFRRGNKFREEELIALFEEVLLKGRAGKYEDK, from the coding sequence ATGAGTACTTATAGAGTTTTACATACGTCTGATTGGCATATTGGTAAAAAAATTGGATATTTTTCTAGGATTGGTGAGCAACAGAAGTTTTTAAGTTTTTTATTAGGATTTATTAAAAATGAAAAAATTGATCTTTTACTTATTGCTGGTGATATTTATGATTCAAAGAGGCCTGGACTTGAAGAACAAAAATTAATAAATGATTTTTTTTACGAATTATCTTTTACTTCTTGTAAATGGTGTGTAGTTATTACTGGAAATCATGATAAAAGAGATTATTTTAATATTAATAAAAAGATACTCTCAAGATTTAATTTTTTTTTAGTTACTGGAAATGAACTTTCTAGTCAAGTGGTCTTCTTAGAAGACCGTGGTGATATTAAGTTTATTATTGTTTGCATGCCTTATATAAATGAAAGACTTATTGTGGATCAAGATTGTAAAAATATAGAACTACATAACGATATCTTTCTTAAAAACCTTGAAAAGGCTTATAAAGAGCAAATATCAAATATTATTGGGTCCCTTAATGGGCAGCATCTTCATATTCCTAGAATATTGATTGCACATTCTTTTTTTTCTAATAGTAGTGTAGTTGGTAGTATTGGAAATAATACTATTTTACCTGTGAGTGTTTTTGGCAATAATTTTTCTTATGTTGCGCTTGGACATATTCATAATTTTAAAAAGTTAAAAGATAATGTAGTTTATTCAGGTTCACCAATTCAGTATTCATTTGATGAGGATATTAAAAAATATGTGAATGTCTTGTTTTTTAGTGAAAGTAAATTGGTTGAGCAAAGTAAGGTTTTACTTCCTGTATTTGGTAAATTGTATCTTTTACAAGGTTCTTTTGATGAGGTTATGAAGGATTTACATAAGATTAAGAATGAAATTTCTTGTTTGTGTTACTTAAAAATCGAGCTTCATGAAAAAGTGGATGCGGAATTTGAAGAGCAGATTTATGATTTTGCAAAGACAAGTTTAATCAATATATTTGATATTTATTATCATTGTGTAGATTCAGAAGAAGAGTCCTTAAAAGAAGGGCGAATGTTGCTTAGTAGAGATGAAGTACTAAGTAGGGATGAGAAGTATTTTTTCCAGGAAAAATTAAAAAAAGATATTAAGAATGGTTTTAGGAGAGGAAATAAATTTAGGGAAGAAGAACTTATTGCTCTTTTTGAAGAAGTATTACTTAAAGGAAGAGCAGGCAAATATGAGGATAAATAA
- a CDS encoding copper homeostasis protein CutC yields MIREACVFNILEALNAVKLGADRIELCENTTCRGTTPSYGTIKVLKERLDIPIVVMIRPRCGSFVYSNLEFQAMKEDIELCKSLGVEGVAFGILKDNHEIDIGRTKDLLSLSYPLKVIFHKAVDETCDIRSSVANLLDIGVHRILTSGGGFKAEDSLMILQDLILMTGEKLEIVVAGKVSKDNVDAIDTILGAKAYHGRLIVGNLNSS; encoded by the coding sequence ATGATAAGAGAAGCATGTGTTTTTAATATATTAGAGGCTTTAAATGCTGTTAAGCTTGGTGCTGATAGGATTGAGCTTTGTGAAAATACGACTTGTAGAGGAACTACGCCTTCTTATGGTACCATAAAAGTTTTAAAGGAAAGGTTAGACATTCCTATTGTTGTAATGATTAGACCAAGATGTGGGAGCTTTGTGTATTCTAATTTAGAATTTCAAGCTATGAAGGAAGATATTGAGCTTTGCAAGAGTCTTGGAGTGGAAGGTGTAGCTTTTGGGATTTTAAAGGATAATCATGAAATTGACATAGGTAGAACTAAAGATTTGCTAAGTTTATCTTACCCTCTAAAAGTTATTTTTCATAAAGCAGTTGATGAGACTTGTGATATTAGATCTTCTGTGGCTAATCTTTTAGATATTGGTGTTCATAGAATATTGACTTCAGGAGGGGGATTTAAAGCGGAAGATTCACTTATGATACTTCAGGATTTAATATTGATGACTGGAGAAAAATTAGAGATTGTTGTTGCAGGCAAGGTTAGTAAGGATAATGTTGATGCTATTGATACTATTCTAGGTGCGAAAGCTTATCATGGGAGGTTGATTGTTGGTAATTTAAATTCATCTTAA
- a CDS encoding ROK family protein, with product MECYVSIDVGGTNTKYSLVDSGGNFLDKHEVKSGTTPDEQVGILVDVINSYKKEENIKGVAICMPGFVDPKGIVIRVNAIKGFTNYPLKESLEALTGVNVEIENDANCVALAEKFKGNAMHSDDFVALTLGTGIGAGIFMNGKLLRGYSFMSGEIGFMITRGLVNNIPFNCRWESIASVAALRKRVAERLEMKFEKVSGEFVFELADSGNIHARNEIEHFFETLSFGIFNLTFILNPEKILVGGGISSRSDLISRIYDKLENLWSLELAHIYNNDIKKLVRVETTKFNNDSGKIGALYHYFVENKLLRNLSV from the coding sequence ATGGAATGTTATGTTTCAATTGATGTTGGAGGTACTAATACTAAATATTCTCTTGTAGATAGTGGCGGTAATTTTCTTGATAAACATGAAGTTAAATCAGGTACTACTCCTGATGAGCAGGTTGGTATTTTAGTCGATGTAATTAATTCTTATAAAAAAGAAGAAAATATTAAAGGTGTTGCAATTTGTATGCCTGGGTTTGTTGATCCTAAGGGCATTGTAATTAGAGTGAATGCTATTAAAGGATTTACTAATTATCCTTTAAAAGAAAGTCTTGAAGCCTTAACAGGGGTAAATGTTGAGATTGAAAATGATGCTAATTGTGTGGCTTTAGCAGAAAAATTTAAAGGTAATGCTATGCATTCTGATGATTTTGTTGCGTTGACTCTTGGAACAGGCATTGGTGCTGGAATATTTATGAATGGAAAACTTTTGAGGGGATATTCTTTTATGTCTGGTGAGATTGGATTTATGATAACCAGAGGGCTTGTAAATAATATTCCTTTTAATTGTAGATGGGAATCTATAGCTTCTGTTGCGGCCTTAAGGAAGAGGGTTGCTGAGCGCTTGGAAATGAAATTTGAAAAAGTTTCTGGAGAATTTGTTTTTGAGCTTGCCGATAGTGGAAATATACATGCTAGGAATGAAATCGAGCATTTTTTTGAAACTTTATCATTTGGAATTTTTAATTTAACTTTTATTTTAAATCCTGAAAAAATCTTAGTTGGAGGCGGAATAAGTTCACGATCGGATTTAATAAGTAGAATATATGATAAATTAGAAAATTTATGGTCTTTAGAATTGGCTCATATTTATAATAATGATATCAAGAAACTTGTTAGAGTTGAAACAACAAAATTTAATAATGATTCTGGTAAAATTGGAGCATTATATCATTATTTTGTTGAAAATAAATTATTACGTAATTTAAGTGTTTAA